In Kushneria marisflavi, the following are encoded in one genomic region:
- the lpxC gene encoding UDP-3-O-acyl-N-acetylglucosamine deacetylase, whose amino-acid sequence MIRQRTLQNTIRATGVGLHSGKKVYLTLRPAPANTGIVFVRTDLDPVVRIPAHPENVHFTTMCTAVAVDGVRVSTVEHLMSAFAGLGIDNAFVDLSEPEVPIMDGSAGPFVFLIQSAGIAEQEAAKKFIRIKQELTVKDGDKYATFLPHDGFKVSFAIDFDHPVFASQKQTTSVDFSTTSFVKEVSRARTFGFMRDIEFLRSQNLALGGSLDNAIVVDEYRILNEDGLRYEDEFVRHKVLDAIGDLYQLGYSLIGEFRGYKSGHGLNNQLVRALLQHQEAYEIVTFEDRETSPISYSEPAMAM is encoded by the coding sequence ATGATCCGTCAAAGAACACTACAGAACACCATTCGCGCGACAGGCGTTGGCCTGCACTCAGGTAAAAAGGTTTATCTGACGCTGCGCCCAGCGCCGGCCAACACCGGAATCGTGTTTGTACGTACCGATCTGGACCCGGTTGTTCGCATTCCGGCACACCCGGAAAATGTCCATTTCACGACCATGTGTACAGCAGTCGCCGTCGACGGCGTTCGCGTTTCCACGGTCGAACATCTGATGTCAGCCTTCGCGGGTCTGGGTATCGACAACGCCTTTGTTGATCTCAGCGAGCCCGAAGTGCCCATCATGGACGGCAGCGCCGGTCCGTTCGTTTTCCTGATTCAATCGGCAGGTATCGCCGAGCAGGAAGCCGCCAAGAAGTTTATCCGTATCAAGCAGGAGTTGACGGTCAAGGACGGCGACAAGTACGCGACCTTCCTGCCACATGACGGTTTTAAGGTCAGCTTTGCCATCGACTTCGATCATCCTGTTTTTGCCAGCCAGAAGCAGACAACCAGCGTCGATTTCTCAACGACGTCGTTCGTGAAGGAAGTCAGCCGCGCACGTACCTTTGGTTTTATGCGTGATATCGAATTTCTGCGCTCTCAGAATTTGGCACTGGGCGGCAGCCTGGATAACGCCATCGTTGTCGATGAGTACCGCATTCTGAATGAAGATGGTCTTCGCTATGAAGACGAATTCGTGCGTCACAAGGTGCTCGATGCTATCGGCGACCTTTACCAGCTCGGTTATAGCCTGATCGGTGAGTTCCGGGGTTACAAGTCAGGTCACGGGCTCAATAATCAGTTGGTGCGCGCGTTGCTGCAGCACCAGGAAGCTTATGAAATCGTGACTTTCGAGGACCGCGAAACCTCGCCGATCTCTTACTCTGAGCCAGCGATGGCCATGTAA
- a CDS encoding DUF721 domain-containing protein, whose product MSIKGKGVRAQPVGQLLRTRGSLAPLIQTAGVLLEAQEHLLDKLPDELKDHVRVGGYHDGHLTLMTDRAVWLTWLRFERQRLLTLLRQLPAFEGLKGLTFKVRPIQPAYTPQAQTRELPEAAADQLRECARDITSPRLKKSLERLASHSGHDHE is encoded by the coding sequence ATGAGTATAAAGGGTAAAGGAGTACGCGCCCAGCCCGTGGGGCAATTGTTACGCACCCGAGGTTCTCTGGCACCACTGATCCAGACGGCAGGGGTTCTTCTCGAGGCTCAGGAACATCTGTTGGACAAGCTGCCCGATGAGCTGAAGGACCACGTTCGCGTGGGCGGCTACCATGACGGCCACCTCACGCTGATGACGGATCGCGCCGTCTGGTTGACCTGGCTGCGCTTTGAGCGCCAGCGCCTGCTGACTCTTTTACGACAGCTTCCCGCATTTGAGGGGCTCAAGGGACTGACCTTCAAGGTACGCCCCATCCAGCCGGCCTATACTCCACAGGCGCAAACCCGCGAACTCCCGGAAGCCGCAGCCGACCAGCTTCGTGAATGCGCCCGCGACATCACCAGCCCTCGCCTTAAAAAATCGCTTGAACGGCTGGCGTCGCATTCAGGTCATGACCACGAATAA
- the ftsZ gene encoding cell division protein FtsZ, whose protein sequence is MFELVDNAPSSSAVIKVIGVGGGGGNAVNHMVESNIEGVEFICANTDAQALKRVAAKTVLQLGSEITKGLGAGANPEVGRQAAMEDRERIAELLQGADMVFITAGMGGGTGTGGAPVVAQVAKELGILTVAVVTRPFPFEGPKRQRAAEEGMKELSEHVDSLITIPNEKLLTVLGKNASLLTAFSAANDVLLGAVQGIAELITSPGIINVDFADVRTVMSEMGMAMMGTGTAMGENRAREAAEKAIRSPLLEDIDLNGARGILVNITAGPDLSIGEFNDVGATVQEFASQDATIVVGTAIDMEMTDDLRVTVVAAGLDGRVEKATPRQTQTSRNDQADYRRMARQPAVSRQQAASREKEKEKEQQKASRERRQKSQEMDDYLDIPAFLRRQAD, encoded by the coding sequence ATGTTTGAGCTTGTAGACAATGCGCCATCCAGCAGCGCGGTAATCAAGGTAATCGGCGTAGGTGGTGGCGGCGGCAACGCTGTCAACCACATGGTCGAAAGCAATATCGAAGGCGTTGAATTCATCTGCGCGAACACCGATGCGCAGGCGCTCAAGAGAGTTGCTGCCAAGACCGTCTTGCAGCTGGGCAGTGAAATTACCAAGGGATTGGGTGCCGGGGCAAACCCGGAAGTCGGCCGTCAGGCCGCCATGGAAGACCGCGAGCGTATTGCAGAGCTCCTGCAGGGTGCCGACATGGTATTCATCACCGCTGGCATGGGTGGCGGTACCGGTACCGGTGGTGCACCTGTTGTTGCGCAGGTGGCCAAGGAACTGGGCATTCTGACCGTGGCGGTGGTCACGCGTCCTTTCCCGTTTGAAGGGCCCAAGCGACAGCGTGCTGCCGAAGAGGGCATGAAAGAGCTCTCCGAACATGTCGACTCCCTGATCACCATTCCCAATGAAAAGCTGCTGACGGTGCTGGGCAAGAATGCCAGCCTGCTGACGGCCTTCAGTGCTGCAAATGACGTGCTTCTTGGCGCCGTTCAGGGTATCGCGGAGCTGATCACAAGCCCGGGTATCATCAACGTCGACTTTGCAGACGTTCGTACGGTGATGTCCGAAATGGGCATGGCCATGATGGGTACCGGTACGGCGATGGGTGAAAACCGCGCCCGTGAAGCGGCCGAGAAAGCCATTCGCAGCCCGCTGCTGGAAGATATCGATCTCAATGGCGCGCGCGGCATTCTGGTCAACATCACGGCCGGCCCGGATCTTTCCATTGGTGAGTTCAATGACGTCGGTGCCACGGTGCAGGAGTTCGCTTCTCAGGACGCCACCATTGTGGTGGGTACCGCCATCGATATGGAAATGACCGACGATCTGCGTGTCACCGTTGTGGCCGCAGGCCTTGATGGCCGTGTCGAAAAGGCGACACCGCGTCAAACGCAGACTTCTCGCAACGATCAGGCGGACTACCGTCGAATGGCACGTCAGCCGGCCGTTTCACGACAGCAGGCAGCCTCGCGGGAAAAAGAGAAGGAAAAGGAACAGCAAAAGGCGTCTCGTGAGCGTCGCCAGAAGTCTCAGGAAATGGACGACTATCTGGACATTCCTGCCTTCCTGCGCCGTCAGGCGGATTGA
- the secA gene encoding preprotein translocase subunit SecA, with product MLNTLLRKMVGSKNDREIRRMRKAVTRINALEESIAALDDAALQQQTLVFRERLANGETLEKLLPEAFATVREATKRVMGMRQFDVQMIGGMALNEGRIAEMKTGEGKTLVATLAVYLNALPALGVHVVTVNDYLARRDADWMRPLYEFLGLSVGVIYAGQQPRDKRTAYACDITYGTNNEYGFDYLRDNMAFSQVDKVQRRLNYAIIDEVDSILIDEARTPLIISGPVDENVEIYRTIHQLVAPLVPSEDPEDPETGDFIIDEKQKQIELTERGHNEIENLLRQAGMLPDEDSLYAAHNLGLLHHVSAALRAKHLFHRDVDYVVAKGEVIIVDEHTGRTMHGRRWSEGLHQAVEAKENVEVQKESQTLASTTFQNYFRLYEKLSGMTGTADTEAFEFREIYDLDVLVIPTNKPRARKDLNDLVFMTTHEKFEAIIEDIKVKQAEGRPVLVGTASIESSEVLSEMMRKQQLAHNVLNAKQHDREAEIIAQAGRPAAVTIATNMAGRGTDIMLGGNWESEVAALDNPGDAAIEAIKAEWQKRHDAVIEAGGLHVIGTERHESRRIDNQLRGRSGRQGDPGSTRFFLSLEDNLMRLFGSERVQKMMGVLGLEKGEAIEHKMVSNAVERAQRKVEGRNFDMRKQLLEYDDVANDQRRVIYDQRDEILASDDVSENVQGLRVEMLDYAISSYVPPQSLAEQWDLPGLEEHLRQEFNLEAPVVAWARDDEGFHEEMLRERLHEQLRQAWAEKEATVGDETMRRFEKQVMLQVLDTRWKEHLQSMDHLRRGIHLRGYAQKNPKQEYKRESFELFQTLLHNIKSDVVRILSHVQVRQQADPETLERERRENLQREQQTSEMTRTDVAHEDVPAPEISEEAVAAAEAVQNPTVRREEPKVGRNDLCPCGSGKKYKHCHGSLDK from the coding sequence ATGCTGAATACGCTGTTACGTAAAATGGTCGGCAGCAAGAACGACCGGGAAATCAGACGCATGCGCAAGGCGGTCACGCGCATCAATGCACTGGAAGAGTCCATTGCTGCTCTTGATGACGCTGCACTGCAGCAGCAGACCCTGGTGTTTCGCGAGCGTCTTGCCAATGGCGAGACGCTCGAAAAACTGCTGCCCGAAGCCTTTGCCACCGTGCGTGAGGCCACCAAACGCGTGATGGGCATGCGCCAGTTCGATGTCCAGATGATTGGCGGCATGGCGTTGAATGAGGGCCGAATTGCCGAGATGAAGACCGGTGAGGGTAAAACGCTGGTCGCGACCCTTGCGGTCTATCTGAATGCACTGCCGGCGCTGGGTGTGCATGTGGTTACGGTCAACGACTATCTGGCCCGCCGTGATGCGGACTGGATGCGCCCGCTGTACGAGTTTCTGGGTCTGTCCGTGGGCGTTATTTATGCCGGGCAGCAGCCAAGAGACAAGCGCACGGCCTACGCCTGCGACATTACCTATGGCACCAACAATGAATACGGCTTTGACTATCTGCGCGACAACATGGCCTTTTCTCAGGTCGACAAGGTTCAGCGCAGACTCAACTACGCCATTATCGACGAAGTTGATTCAATTCTGATCGATGAGGCACGCACGCCGCTGATCATCTCGGGCCCCGTGGATGAAAACGTCGAGATCTATCGCACCATTCATCAGCTGGTCGCGCCGCTGGTACCCAGCGAAGATCCGGAAGATCCCGAAACCGGCGATTTCATCATTGATGAGAAGCAAAAGCAGATCGAGCTGACCGAGCGCGGTCACAACGAAATCGAAAATCTTCTGCGTCAGGCCGGCATGCTGCCCGATGAAGATTCACTATATGCGGCCCATAACCTAGGGCTTTTGCATCACGTCTCTGCTGCGCTCAGAGCCAAGCATCTGTTTCACCGCGATGTGGACTATGTGGTGGCCAAGGGTGAGGTCATCATCGTCGATGAGCACACCGGGCGGACCATGCACGGCCGACGCTGGTCGGAGGGTCTTCACCAGGCAGTCGAGGCCAAGGAAAACGTTGAAGTCCAGAAGGAAAGTCAGACGCTGGCGTCCACGACCTTCCAGAACTACTTCCGTCTCTATGAAAAGCTCTCTGGCATGACCGGAACGGCCGATACCGAAGCCTTCGAATTTCGTGAGATCTACGACCTGGATGTGCTGGTCATTCCGACCAACAAGCCAAGGGCGCGCAAGGATCTTAACGACCTGGTCTTCATGACGACCCATGAGAAGTTCGAAGCCATCATCGAGGACATCAAGGTCAAGCAGGCCGAAGGTCGTCCGGTACTGGTGGGTACCGCATCGATCGAAAGCTCCGAGGTGCTTTCCGAAATGATGCGCAAGCAGCAGCTGGCCCACAATGTTCTCAACGCCAAGCAGCATGATCGTGAGGCCGAGATCATCGCTCAGGCGGGTCGTCCTGCTGCCGTCACCATTGCCACCAACATGGCCGGTCGCGGTACCGATATCATGCTGGGCGGTAACTGGGAGTCTGAAGTAGCCGCGCTCGACAATCCGGGCGATGCCGCTATCGAAGCCATCAAGGCCGAATGGCAAAAACGCCACGATGCGGTCATTGAGGCGGGCGGTCTGCATGTGATCGGCACCGAGCGTCACGAATCACGCCGTATCGATAATCAGTTGCGTGGCCGCTCCGGTCGTCAGGGGGACCCGGGTTCGACCCGCTTTTTCCTGTCGTTGGAAGATAACCTGATGCGTCTGTTCGGCTCCGAGCGCGTACAGAAGATGATGGGCGTGCTGGGGCTCGAGAAAGGCGAAGCCATCGAGCACAAGATGGTCAGCAACGCCGTCGAGCGCGCTCAGCGCAAGGTAGAAGGGCGCAACTTCGACATGCGCAAGCAGCTGCTGGAATATGACGACGTGGCCAACGACCAGCGTCGCGTTATCTACGACCAGCGTGATGAAATCCTGGCCTCCGATGACGTCTCCGAAAACGTTCAGGGGCTGCGTGTCGAGATGCTGGATTACGCCATCTCGAGCTACGTCCCGCCGCAGAGTCTGGCCGAACAGTGGGATCTGCCCGGGCTGGAAGAGCATCTGCGTCAGGAGTTCAATCTTGAGGCACCGGTCGTTGCCTGGGCGCGTGACGACGAGGGCTTCCACGAAGAGATGCTGCGTGAGCGTCTGCACGAGCAGCTTCGTCAGGCATGGGCCGAGAAAGAGGCCACTGTCGGTGACGAGACCATGCGTCGCTTTGAAAAGCAGGTCATGCTTCAGGTGCTCGATACCCGCTGGAAGGAACATCTTCAGTCGATGGACCATCTTCGTCGTGGCATTCACCTGCGTGGTTACGCCCAGAAAAATCCCAAGCAGGAATACAAGCGCGAATCCTTCGAGCTGTTCCAGACGCTGTTGCACAACATCAAGTCAGATGTCGTGCGCATCCTGAGTCA